In Fusobacterium hwasookii, a single window of DNA contains:
- a CDS encoding AEC family transporter, whose protein sequence is MEAFISSIGSILSIVLLIVLGYILKEKNWFSDSFSGNISKLIMNIALPASIFVSVLKYLTLKSLLSLTGALVYTFLSVIIGYIFAYILVKILNVPVGRRGTFINTVVNANTIFIGLPLNIALFGNESLPYFLVYYVTNTVSTWAFGAIIIGNDTNDKDKQGATFNWKKLFPPPLLGFIVALIFLFLSIPVPTFINSTLGYLGGIVTPLSLIYIGIVLHNAGLKSIKFDRDTIFALIGRFIFSPIVMLILIKFSSDILPLKELSAIEVKTFIVQSAAPALAVLPILVNEAKGDVEYATNVVTTSTLLFVIVIPIITTLLGRI, encoded by the coding sequence ATGGAAGCATTTATAAGTTCAATAGGAAGTATATTATCTATAGTTTTACTGATAGTATTAGGATATATATTAAAAGAAAAAAATTGGTTTAGTGATAGTTTTAGTGGAAATATATCTAAACTGATTATGAATATTGCTTTACCAGCCTCTATTTTTGTATCTGTTTTGAAGTATTTGACATTAAAATCTTTATTATCTTTAACAGGAGCTTTAGTTTATACATTTTTATCTGTAATAATTGGTTATATTTTTGCATACATACTTGTAAAAATTTTAAATGTTCCAGTTGGAAGAAGAGGTACTTTCATAAATACTGTTGTCAATGCAAATACAATTTTTATAGGACTACCATTAAATATTGCCTTATTTGGGAATGAAAGTTTACCATATTTTTTAGTTTACTATGTTACAAATACAGTTTCAACTTGGGCATTTGGAGCAATAATAATTGGTAATGATACAAATGATAAGGATAAACAAGGAGCAACTTTTAATTGGAAAAAGCTGTTTCCACCTCCATTATTAGGTTTTATAGTTGCTCTTATATTTTTATTTTTAAGTATACCTGTTCCAACTTTTATTAATTCAACATTAGGATACTTAGGAGGGATAGTTACACCACTATCTCTAATATACATAGGTATTGTTTTACATAATGCTGGACTAAAAAGTATAAAGTTTGATAGAGATACTATATTTGCACTTATAGGAAGATTTATATTCTCACCAATTGTTATGCTTATTTTAATAAAATTTAGCTCAGATATTTTACCATTAAAAGAATTATCAGCAATAGAAGTAAAAACATTTATAGTACAGTCAGCTGCACCAGCACTTGCAGTATTACCAATTTTGGTTAATGAGGCAAAGGGAGATGTCGAATATGCAACAAATGTAGTAACAACAAGTACTTTATTGTTTGTTATTGTGATACCAATCATCACTACTTTATTGGGAAGAATATAA
- the cysK gene encoding cysteine synthase A: MLANSVIDLIGNTPLVKINNIDTFGNEIYVKLEGSNPGRSTKDRIALKMIEEAEKEGLIDKDTVIIEATSGNTGIGLAMICAVKNYKLKIVMPDTMSVERIQLMRAYGTEVILTDGSFGMKACLEKLEELKKQEKKYFIPNQFTNMNNPKAHYETTAEEILRDMDNKVDVYICGTGTGGSFSGTAKKLKEKLPNIKTFPVEPASSPLLSKGYIGPHKIQGMGMSIGGIPVVYDGSLADGILVCEDDEAFKMMRELSFKEGILAGISTGATFKAALDYSKENANKGLRIVVLSTDSGEKYLSSSHGL, translated from the coding sequence ATGTTAGCAAATTCTGTAATTGATTTAATTGGGAACACCCCATTAGTTAAAATTAATAATATTGATACTTTTGGAAATGAAATTTATGTGAAATTAGAAGGTTCAAATCCTGGTAGAAGTACAAAAGACAGAATTGCTTTAAAAATGATTGAGGAAGCTGAAAAAGAAGGTTTAATTGATAAAGATACTGTTATTATAGAAGCTACAAGTGGAAATACAGGAATTGGGCTTGCTATGATATGTGCAGTTAAAAACTATAAATTAAAAATTGTTATGCCTGATACTATGAGTGTTGAAAGAATTCAACTTATGAGAGCTTATGGAACTGAGGTTATATTAACTGATGGTTCTTTTGGAATGAAAGCCTGTTTAGAAAAATTAGAAGAACTTAAAAAACAAGAAAAAAAATATTTTATTCCTAATCAATTTACTAATATGAATAATCCAAAAGCTCACTATGAAACTACTGCTGAGGAAATTTTAAGAGATATGGATAATAAAGTTGATGTATATATTTGTGGAACAGGAACAGGTGGAAGTTTTTCTGGAACTGCTAAAAAATTAAAAGAAAAATTGCCTAATATAAAAACTTTTCCTGTTGAACCTGCATCATCTCCATTACTTTCAAAAGGATATATAGGTCCACATAAAATACAAGGTATGGGAATGAGTATAGGTGGTATACCAGTTGTCTATGATGGAAGTTTAGCAGATGGTATTTTAGTTTGTGAAGATGATGAAGCTTTTAAAATGATGAGAGAACTAAGTTTTAAAGAAGGTATTTTAGCTGGAATTTCTACTGGTGCTACTTTTAAAGCTGCTCTTGATTATTCAAAAGAAAATGCTAATAAGGGCTTGAGAATAGTTGTTCTTTCTACTGATTCAGGAGAAAAATATTTATCTAGCTCTCATGGCTTATAA
- the mtaB gene encoding tRNA (N(6)-L-threonylcarbamoyladenosine(37)-C(2))-methylthiotransferase MtaB translates to MSFSKKVAFHTLGCKVNQYETESIKNQLVKRGYEEVPFEDKSDIYIINSCTVTSIADRKTRNMLRRAKKINPDAKVIVTGCYAQTNSREILEIEDVDFVIDNKNKSNIVNFVGAIEDISFEREKNGNIFQEKEYQEYEFATLREMTRAYVKIQDGCNHFCSYCKIPFARGKSRSRKKENILKEIEKLVEDGFKEVILIGIDLSAYGEDFEEKDNFESLLEAILKVKDLKRVRIGSVYPDKITDRFIELFKNKNLMPHLHISLQSCDDTVLKNMRRNYGSSLIRESLLKLKSKVENMEFTADVIVGFPKEDETMFQNTHDIIKEIEFSGLHIFQYSDREGTIASNMDGKIDAKTKKQRADRLDNLKQEMIVESRKKYLEKDLEVLVEEEKDGEYFGYSQNYLRVKFKSDEKNLINKLINIKIKSIENDMLIGEKEM, encoded by the coding sequence ATGAGTTTTTCTAAAAAGGTTGCTTTTCATACCCTAGGTTGTAAGGTTAATCAATATGAAACAGAAAGTATAAAAAATCAACTTGTAAAAAGAGGATATGAAGAAGTCCCTTTTGAAGATAAATCAGATATATATATAATAAATTCTTGTACTGTTACAAGTATAGCAGATAGAAAAACTAGAAATATGCTAAGGAGAGCTAAGAAAATAAATCCAGATGCTAAGGTTATAGTAACAGGTTGTTATGCACAAACAAATAGTAGAGAAATTTTAGAAATAGAAGATGTAGATTTTGTTATAGATAATAAGAATAAAAGTAATATAGTGAACTTTGTTGGAGCTATTGAAGATATAAGTTTTGAAAGAGAAAAAAATGGAAATATTTTTCAAGAAAAAGAGTATCAAGAATATGAATTTGCTACTCTTAGAGAGATGACAAGAGCCTATGTAAAAATACAAGATGGTTGCAACCATTTTTGTTCATATTGTAAGATACCTTTTGCTAGGGGAAAAAGTAGATCAAGAAAAAAAGAAAACATCTTAAAAGAAATAGAGAAATTAGTAGAAGATGGTTTTAAGGAAGTAATATTGATAGGTATAGATTTAAGTGCCTATGGTGAAGATTTTGAAGAAAAAGATAATTTTGAATCTTTGCTTGAAGCAATTTTAAAAGTTAAAGATTTAAAAAGAGTTAGAATAGGTTCTGTTTATCCAGATAAAATAACTGATAGATTTATAGAACTATTTAAAAATAAAAATTTAATGCCTCATCTTCATATATCTTTACAATCTTGTGATGATACAGTTTTGAAGAATATGAGAAGAAATTATGGAAGTTCACTTATAAGAGAAAGTTTGTTAAAACTAAAATCTAAGGTTGAAAATATGGAATTTACAGCAGATGTAATAGTAGGTTTTCCTAAGGAAGATGAGACTATGTTCCAAAATACTCATGATATTATAAAAGAAATAGAATTTTCTGGCTTACATATTTTTCAATATTCAGATAGAGAAGGAACTATCGCAAGTAATATGGATGGAAAAATAGATGCTAAAACTAAGAAACAAAGAGCTGATAGGCTAGACAATTTAAAACAAGAAATGATAGTAGAGAGTAGAAAAAAATATTTAGAGAAAGATTTAGAAGTCTTAGTTGAAGAAGAAAAAGATGGTGAATATTTTGGTTATTCTCAAAATTATTTAAGAGTTAAATTTAAGTCAGATGAGAAAAATCTTATAAATAAACTAATAAATATAAAAATAAAAAGTATAGAAAATGATATGTTAATTGGCGAAAAGGAGATGTAA
- a CDS encoding RsmE family RNA methyltransferase, with amino-acid sequence MLSIVVTEVYDDFILVVDMADINHIKNVFRKVKGDKIRAVDGTNEYLCEIEKTEEKEIKLKILEKIKDKFSLDIEIDAGISILKGDKMDLTIQKLTELGINKIIPISVKRCVVKLDKKKDRWDTISKEALKQCQGVVPTVIDEIKKIDKLNFKEYDLILVPYENEKEIFIKEIFRDLKVKPTKILYIIGAEGGFEKEEIDYLKENGAKIISLGKRILRAETAAIVTGGVIINEFF; translated from the coding sequence TTGTTAAGTATTGTTGTTACAGAGGTTTATGATGATTTTATTTTAGTTGTTGATATGGCTGATATAAACCATATTAAAAATGTTTTTAGAAAAGTAAAAGGAGATAAAATTAGAGCTGTTGATGGTACTAATGAATATCTTTGTGAAATAGAAAAAACAGAAGAGAAAGAAATAAAATTAAAAATTTTAGAAAAAATAAAAGATAAATTTTCCTTAGATATAGAAATAGATGCAGGTATTTCAATATTAAAGGGGGATAAAATGGACTTGACTATTCAAAAATTAACTGAATTAGGAATAAACAAAATCATTCCAATTTCAGTCAAAAGATGTGTAGTCAAATTAGACAAGAAAAAAGATAGATGGGATACAATATCAAAAGAAGCATTGAAACAATGTCAAGGAGTTGTTCCTACTGTTATTGATGAAATAAAAAAAATTGACAAATTAAATTTTAAAGAATATGATTTAATTTTAGTTCCTTATGAGAATGAGAAAGAAATATTTATAAAAGAAATTTTTAGAGATTTAAAAGTAAAACCAACAAAAATTCTATATATTATAGGAGCAGAGGGTGGTTTTGAAAAAGAAGAAATTGATTATTTAAAAGAAAATGGGGCTAAAATAATAAGTCTTGGAAAAAGAATATTAAGGGCAGAAACAGCAGCAATAGTGACAGGAGGAGTAATAATAAATGAGTTTTTCTAA
- a CDS encoding YwqG family protein, whose translation MDFKKIMSEMLLNIKKNEITISTELNNNSEIINKSKIGGKPYLPKDFVWPYYQELPLSFLAQINLEEVNSFDKDKLLPSTGMLYFFYELETEEWGYELKNKGCSKVLYFEDTSNFELIDFPKDMKGYCQVPEFKVTFKANISYPSYEDFDIIHNGGKEVADNYEDFQDAYFDIYNKHMESLDSYTKLLGYPDVIQSSMEEQCAAITKGFIGGIDSPKKYREEVIKDSKNWILLFQMDAIKVDDYELMFEDYGHIYFWIKKEDLKNKNFDNVWLILQFYE comes from the coding sequence ATGGATTTTAAAAAAATAATGTCAGAAATGTTACTTAATATTAAAAAGAATGAAATTACCATTTCTACTGAACTTAATAATAATTCTGAAATCATAAATAAAAGTAAAATTGGAGGAAAACCTTATCTTCCCAAAGATTTTGTTTGGCCTTATTATCAAGAACTTCCTTTATCTTTTTTAGCTCAAATCAATTTAGAAGAAGTAAATTCTTTTGATAAAGATAAATTACTTCCAAGTACAGGAATGTTATATTTCTTCTATGAATTAGAAACAGAAGAGTGGGGATATGAACTTAAGAATAAAGGTTGCTCTAAAGTTCTTTATTTTGAAGATACTTCTAACTTTGAATTAATTGATTTCCCAAAAGATATGAAAGGTTATTGTCAAGTTCCAGAATTCAAAGTTACTTTTAAAGCAAATATTAGTTACCCTTCTTATGAAGATTTCGATATTATTCATAATGGAGGAAAAGAAGTAGCTGATAATTATGAAGATTTTCAAGATGCTTATTTTGATATTTATAATAAACATATGGAATCTCTTGATAGTTACACAAAATTACTTGGTTATCCTGATGTAATACAAAGCTCTATGGAAGAACAATGTGCAGCTATAACTAAAGGTTTTATAGGTGGAATAGACTCACCTAAAAAATATAGAGAAGAAGTAATAAAAGATAGTAAAAATTGGATTTTACTTTTTCAAATGGATGCAATTAAAGTTGATGATTATGAATTGATGTTTGAAGATTATGGACATATCTATTTTTGGATTAAAAAAGAAGATTTAAAAAATAAAAACTTTGACAATGTTTGGCTTATTTTACAATTTTATGAATAA
- a CDS encoding LytR C-terminal domain-containing protein — protein MATKKKKKKKGRAPVLVIVLTIILSVLLYFNFRGNNIKLSKEERVLIIGKQNLYAVYEDKLAVKIPFELYIDSDETVEDLVDSQNYENVLEKINAIVPEKLTRYTVIKSGEIKLDVENARNIPETNIGDRRYILTSSVYAMFKDLYHEKNTIDELNENILVDVLNANGVGGYARKTGELIKTSLGMKYNAANYETTQDQSYVILNDISKEKAAEILDKLPEKYFKIKNKSSIPTLANIVVIIGSEKQINFKIDVYASQEKLKEASEKIKAAGYGNISSLPEKEDIEQSIIEYNKEDYFIALKIAKSLGITDMVENSDLENKISITIK, from the coding sequence ATGGCAACCAAAAAGAAGAAAAAGAAAAAAGGTCGTGCACCTGTACTTGTAATAGTCTTAACAATAATTTTATCAGTTCTTTTATATTTTAATTTTAGAGGAAATAACATAAAACTATCTAAAGAGGAAAGAGTATTAATTATAGGAAAACAAAATTTATATGCAGTTTATGAAGATAAATTAGCAGTAAAGATTCCTTTTGAGCTTTATATTGATAGTGATGAAACAGTAGAAGATTTAGTAGATAGCCAAAACTATGAAAATGTTTTAGAAAAGATAAATGCTATTGTTCCTGAAAAACTTACAAGATACACAGTTATAAAAAGTGGAGAAATAAAGCTAGATGTTGAAAATGCAAGAAATATCCCTGAAACAAATATAGGTGACAGAAGATATATACTAACTTCAAGTGTCTATGCTATGTTTAAAGACTTATATCATGAAAAAAATACTATTGATGAGTTAAATGAAAATATTTTAGTTGATGTATTAAATGCTAATGGTGTGGGTGGTTACGCTAGAAAAACAGGAGAACTTATAAAAACTAGTTTAGGTATGAAATACAATGCTGCCAACTATGAAACTACACAAGATCAAAGTTATGTAATTTTGAATGATATATCAAAAGAAAAAGCAGCAGAAATATTAGATAAATTACCAGAAAAATATTTTAAAATAAAAAATAAATCATCAATTCCAACTTTGGCAAATATAGTTGTTATAATTGGAAGTGAAAAACAAATTAATTTTAAAATAGATGTCTATGCTAGCCAAGAAAAATTAAAAGAAGCTAGTGAAAAAATAAAAGCAGCAGGATATGGAAATATAAGCAGTTTACCTGAAAAAGAAGATATAGAACAATCTATTATAGAATATAATAAAGAAGATTATTTTATAGCACTAAAAATTGCAAAATCTTTAGGAATAACAGATATGGTTGAAAATAGTGATTTAGAAAATAAAATTAGCATAACTATAAAGTAG
- a CDS encoding YwqG family protein, producing MDLKKIMAEMLTSLKKNEIIISTEFNNNSEIVDKSKIGGKPYLPKDFVWPYYQELPLSFLAQINLEEVNSFDKDKLLPSTGMLYFFYELETEEWGYHPESRGCAKVFYFEDTSNFELINFPKDMKDYCEVPEFKVSFKSNISLPSYENFYLLLKEQDTLKKQDISFKDFIPLYDEIFIPDTNYTKLLGHPEVIQNPMEEECEAVTRGFDMGGMESYPKQYQKEIRSVSKDWILLFQMDTIETSDYELMFGDSGHIYFWIKKEDLANKNFENIWLILQCY from the coding sequence ATGGATTTAAAAAAAATTATGGCAGAAATGTTAACTAGTCTTAAAAAGAATGAAATTATTATTTCTACTGAATTTAACAATAATTCTGAAATAGTTGATAAAAGTAAGATCGGGGGAAAACCTTATCTTCCTAAAGATTTTGTTTGGCCTTATTATCAAGAACTTCCTTTATCTTTTTTAGCTCAAATCAATTTAGAAGAAGTAAATTCTTTTGATAAAGATAAATTACTTCCAAGTACAGGAATGTTATATTTCTTTTATGAATTAGAAACAGAAGAGTGGGGATATCATCCTGAAAGTAGAGGTTGTGCTAAGGTTTTTTATTTTGAAGACACATCTAACTTTGAATTAATTAACTTTCCAAAAGATATGAAAGATTATTGTGAAGTTCCAGAATTTAAAGTTTCTTTTAAATCAAACATTAGTTTACCTTCTTATGAAAATTTCTATCTTCTTTTAAAAGAACAAGACACTTTAAAAAAACAGGATATATCATTTAAAGATTTTATTCCTTTATATGATGAAATTTTTATTCCTGATACTAATTATACAAAATTACTTGGTCATCCAGAAGTAATTCAAAATCCAATGGAGGAAGAATGTGAAGCTGTAACTAGAGGTTTTGATATGGGGGGAATGGAATCTTATCCTAAACAATATCAAAAAGAAATAAGAAGTGTTAGTAAAGACTGGATATTACTTTTTCAAATGGACACAATTGAAACAAGTGATTATGAATTGATGTTTGGAGATTCTGGACATATTTATTTTTGGATTAAAAAAGAAGATTTAGCAAATAAGAACTTTGAAAATATTTGGCTCATTTTACAATGTTACTAA
- a CDS encoding RrF2 family transcriptional regulator gives MKINTKVRYGLKALAYIAENSTDKKLVRIKEISEDQDISVQYLEQILFKLKNENIIEGKRGPTGGYKLAIEPKEIDLYMIYKILDDEEKVIDCNEMGEGKTHNCNEANCGDTCIWSKLDNAMTKILSETSLQDFINNGKRI, from the coding sequence ATGAAAATAAACACGAAGGTTAGGTATGGTTTGAAAGCATTAGCATATATTGCTGAAAATTCAACTGATAAAAAATTAGTAAGAATTAAAGAAATATCAGAAGACCAAGATATATCAGTTCAATATTTAGAACAGATACTTTTTAAATTGAAAAATGAAAATATTATTGAAGGAAAGAGAGGACCAACTGGAGGATATAAATTAGCAATAGAACCAAAAGAAATAGACTTATATATGATTTATAAAATCCTAGATGATGAAGAAAAAGTTATAGATTGTAATGAAATGGGAGAGGGTAAAACACATAATTGTAATGAAGCTAATTGTGGAGATACTTGTATTTGGAGTAAACTTGATAATGCTATGACAAAAATTTTATCTGAAACATCATTACAAGATTTTATTAACAATGGAAAAAGAATATAG
- a CDS encoding GNAT family N-acetyltransferase, which translates to MKIRKATMEDLNQIVVIASLCFSSNEAVSKKTLRERLEVYPDYFWLLKEDGKLIGFIDGLLTDYTNLTDEMHKNPNLHNENGEWQMIFDICILAKYRKRGYAEKLLNQVISDVRAYRHGLVLTCEDKFIHYFKKFGFKNEGVSESTHRGKVCYLMRLEF; encoded by the coding sequence ATGAAAATAAGAAAAGCAACAATGGAAGACTTAAATCAAATAGTAGTAATAGCATCTCTTTGTTTTTCATCTAATGAAGCTGTATCAAAGAAGACATTAAGAGAAAGACTTGAAGTTTATCCAGACTATTTTTGGCTACTAAAAGAAGATGGGAAACTGATAGGTTTTATAGATGGCTTATTAACAGACTATACTAATTTAACAGATGAGATGCATAAAAATCCAAATCTACATAATGAAAATGGAGAATGGCAGATGATTTTTGATATATGTATTTTAGCAAAATATAGAAAAAGAGGTTATGCAGAGAAATTATTAAACCAAGTAATATCAGATGTAAGAGCTTATAGACATGGTTTAGTATTGACTTGTGAAGATAAATTTATACATTATTTTAAAAAATTTGGATTTAAAAATGAAGGTGTTTCAGAATCTACTCATAGAGGAAAAGTTTGCTATCTTATGAGATTAGAATTTTAA
- a CDS encoding DUF445 domain-containing protein produces the protein MKQFLIMIIISGAIGWITNWVAIKMLFRPHKEINFGLFKIQGLIPKRRAEIGTGIANIIQKELISVKDVISNIDRVEFSKRLNDLIDDVLDKNLKKKVKEKFPLLQMFFSDKVAKDVGNTIKDIVMENQEKIFEIFSNYAEENIDFEVIISDKISNFSLDKLEEIITLLAKKELKHIEVIGAVLGVLIGAIQYFITLIVK, from the coding sequence ATGAAACAATTTTTAATAATGATTATAATCTCAGGTGCAATAGGTTGGATAACAAATTGGGTTGCTATAAAAATGCTATTTAGACCACATAAAGAAATAAATTTTGGCTTATTTAAAATACAAGGTTTAATTCCAAAAAGAAGAGCAGAGATTGGGACTGGTATTGCAAATATTATTCAAAAAGAATTAATTTCTGTAAAAGATGTAATTTCAAATATTGACAGAGTAGAGTTTTCAAAAAGATTAAATGACTTAATTGATGATGTATTAGATAAAAATTTAAAGAAAAAAGTGAAAGAGAAATTTCCACTTTTACAAATGTTTTTTAGTGATAAAGTAGCAAAAGATGTCGGAAATACTATAAAAGATATAGTTATGGAAAATCAAGAAAAGATATTTGAAATTTTTTCTAATTATGCAGAAGAAAATATTGATTTTGAAGTTATAATATCTGATAAGATTTCAAATTTTTCTTTGGATAAGTTAGAAGAAATAATAACTCTTTTAGCTAAAAAAGAATTAAAACATATTGAAGTTATAGGTGCTGTATTAGGTGTCTTAATTGGAGCAATACAATATTTCATTACTCTAATAGTAAAATAA
- a CDS encoding nuclear transport factor 2 family protein: MNNQLEQNKLNAIAFYQMIFDGEPEKAIELYVGDEYRQHNPMVEDGKVGVIEYFTRMKREYPVKEVRFVRAIAQGDLVALHTHQIWGEPDNKEYVTMDFFRFDENNKIVEHWDSIQEIIKETKSGRTMY, from the coding sequence ATGAATAATCAATTAGAACAAAATAAGTTAAATGCAATAGCATTTTATCAAATGATATTTGATGGTGAGCCTGAAAAAGCAATAGAATTATATGTTGGAGATGAGTATAGACAACATAATCCTATGGTTGAAGATGGAAAAGTAGGTGTAATTGAATATTTTACTAGAATGAAAAGAGAATATCCAGTGAAAGAAGTAAGGTTTGTTCGCGCAATAGCCCAAGGAGATTTAGTTGCTCTACACACTCATCAAATTTGGGGAGAACCAGACAATAAAGAATATGTTACAATGGATTTTTTTCGCTTTGATGAAAACAATAAAATTGTTGAGCATTGGGACTCTATACAAGAAATAATAAAAGAAACAAAATCTGGAAGAACAATGTATTAA
- the ruvB gene encoding Holliday junction branch migration DNA helicase RuvB → MERIISELEMPNEVEIQKSLRPKSFDEYIGQENLKEKMSISIKAAQKRNMVVDHILLYGPPGLGKTTLAGVIANEMKANLKITSGPILEKAGDLAAILTSLEENDILFIDEIHRLNSTVEEILYPAMEDGELDIIIGKGPSAKSIRIELPPFTLIGATTRAGLLSAPLRDRFGVSHKMEYYNQNEIKSIIIRGAKILGVKINEDGAIEISKRSRGTPRIANRLLKRVRDYCEIKGNGTIDKLSAKNALDMLGVDSNGLDDLDRNIINSIIENYDGGPVGIETLSLLLGEDRRTLEEVYEPYLVKIGFLKRTNRGRVVTPKAYQHFKKDEVKDENKHEG, encoded by the coding sequence GTGGAAAGAATTATAAGTGAACTTGAAATGCCAAATGAGGTTGAAATTCAAAAATCATTGAGGCCTAAAAGTTTTGATGAATATATAGGACAAGAAAATCTAAAAGAAAAAATGAGCATTTCAATAAAAGCGGCCCAAAAAAGAAATATGGTAGTTGATCATATTTTACTTTATGGACCGCCTGGATTAGGTAAAACTACCTTAGCAGGAGTTATTGCAAATGAAATGAAAGCAAACTTAAAAATAACATCAGGACCTATACTTGAAAAAGCAGGAGATTTAGCAGCAATTTTAACTTCATTAGAAGAAAATGATATTCTATTTATAGATGAAATACATAGGCTTAATAGTACAGTTGAAGAGATTTTATATCCTGCTATGGAAGATGGGGAACTTGATATAATTATAGGGAAAGGACCTTCTGCAAAATCAATAAGAATAGAGTTACCACCTTTTACATTAATTGGAGCTACTACAAGAGCAGGACTTTTAAGTGCACCTTTAAGAGATAGATTTGGTGTTAGTCATAAGATGGAATATTATAATCAAAATGAAATTAAATCTATTATTATAAGAGGAGCAAAAATTTTAGGAGTAAAAATTAATGAAGATGGAGCAATAGAAATTTCAAAAAGAAGTAGAGGTACTCCAAGAATAGCAAATAGACTTTTAAAAAGAGTAAGAGATTATTGTGAAATTAAAGGAAATGGAACAATAGATAAGTTAAGTGCTAAAAATGCCTTAGATATGTTGGGTGTTGATAGCAATGGTTTAGATGATTTGGATAGAAATATTATTAACTCCATAATTGAAAACTATGATGGAGGACCTGTTGGTATTGAAACTCTATCTCTTTTATTAGGAGAAGATAGAAGAACTTTAGAAGAGGTTTATGAGCCTTATTTGGTAAAAATTGGATTTTTAAAAAGAACAAATAGAGGTAGAGTAGTAACTCCTAAAGCATACCAGCACTTTAAGAAAGATGAGGTAAAGGATGAAAATAAACACGAAGGTTAG